The following are encoded together in the Arcobacter aquimarinus genome:
- the panD gene encoding aspartate 1-decarboxylase, with the protein MTFDMLYCKIHRATVTDANLNYVGSITIDEELMSAANLMVGQKVDIVNINNGERFQTYVIKGKAGSKDMCLNGAAARKVEIGDKIIVIAYASYSPAELENYKPTVVLVDDKNNIELITNELVGSDNV; encoded by the coding sequence ATGACATTTGATATGCTATATTGTAAGATTCATAGAGCAACAGTAACAGATGCAAATTTGAATTATGTTGGTTCAATTACAATAGATGAAGAGTTAATGAGTGCAGCAAACTTGATGGTTGGTCAAAAAGTTGATATTGTAAATATTAATAATGGTGAGAGATTCCAAACATACGTTATAAAAGGAAAAGCTGGCTCTAAAGATATGTGTCTTAATGGAGCAGCTGCTAGAAAAGTTGAAATTGGTGATAAGATAATTGTAATAGCATATGCAAGTTATAGTCCAGCAGAATTAGAAAATTATAAACCTACAGTTGTTTTAGTTGATGATAAAAACAATATAGAGTTAATAACTAATGAATTAGTAGGAAGCGATAATGTTTGA
- the groES gene encoding co-chaperone GroES has product MNFKPLGKRVLVQRTQAEEKTASGIILVDSAKQKPNTAEVKAIGSEVTELKVGDTIVFEQYRGTEFTLDGEDYLVLEIENIIGVL; this is encoded by the coding sequence ATGAATTTTAAACCACTAGGAAAAAGAGTACTAGTTCAAAGAACACAAGCAGAAGAAAAAACTGCAAGCGGGATTATTTTAGTTGATTCAGCAAAGCAAAAACCAAATACTGCTGAAGTTAAAGCAATTGGTTCAGAAGTAACTGAACTAAAAGTTGGTGATACAATTGTTTTTGAGCAATATAGAGGAACAGAGTTTACTTTAGATGGTGAAGATTATTTAGTATTAGAAATTGAAAATATAATTGGTGTTTTATAA
- the ubiE gene encoding bifunctional demethylmenaquinone methyltransferase/2-methoxy-6-polyprenyl-1,4-benzoquinol methylase UbiE has translation MEKQQKIVSMFNDIAGTYDVANRVLSMGIDKSWRNKACNKTFELYGQKSIEKIVDVACGTGDMILFWEKVANENSIEIKNIIGIDPSVGMMEVGKKKLPHVEFIEAGAASMPLESESTDIISISYGIRNVVQRQEAFYEFARVLKKDGLVVINEFTKNKKEKLLDHLTDFYMNKILPVLGGLISKNKEAYTYLPNSIDEFLTTENLCKELKKAGLEPIHVKAFSMNISTLIIAKKL, from the coding sequence ATGGAAAAACAACAAAAAATTGTATCAATGTTCAATGATATTGCAGGAACTTATGATGTTGCAAATAGAGTTTTATCAATGGGGATTGATAAATCTTGGAGAAATAAAGCTTGTAATAAAACTTTTGAACTATATGGTCAAAAATCTATAGAAAAAATAGTTGATGTTGCTTGTGGAACAGGAGATATGATTTTATTTTGGGAAAAAGTAGCTAATGAAAATTCTATTGAAATAAAAAACATTATTGGAATAGACCCAAGTGTTGGAATGATGGAAGTAGGAAAAAAGAAACTTCCTCACGTTGAATTTATAGAAGCAGGAGCAGCTTCAATGCCTCTTGAAAGTGAATCTACTGATATAATTTCTATCTCTTATGGAATTAGAAATGTAGTTCAAAGACAAGAAGCATTTTATGAATTTGCAAGAGTTTTAAAAAAAGATGGATTAGTTGTAATAAATGAATTTACAAAAAATAAAAAAGAGAAATTACTTGACCATTTAACAGATTTTTATATGAATAAAATTTTACCAGTTTTAGGTGGATTGATTTCGAAAAATAAAGAGGCTTATACATATTTACCAAATTCAATTGATGAATTTTTAACAACTGAAAATTTGTGTAAAGAGTTAAAAAAAGCTGGTCTTGAGCCAATTCATGTAAAAGCTTTTTCTATGAATATATCAACTTTAATAATCGCTAAAAAATTATAG
- a CDS encoding response regulator: MSIDKNLLKRLTLLYVEDDDTIRGELTDLLGNFFKKVFSSKDGKEGLRTFLENEDEINIILTDINMPVLNGIEMIRKIRGVNEKVPIIFATAYSDNEFLAEAIKLKVREYIVKPIDIRNLLSLMNEIASKLYQEFLLKQQQDELSKYKEILDSNNIVIKTDIHLNITYVNELFCQISGFQKDELIGKEFKYLKYPDVANDIYTNLYANVLNNKSWQGKLKNIKKDGTFYNTDAYVIPTLDDTGEMTGAISIQKDITEELNKKREIQLALMKEKSDIYIRSKEGSLEQNLIINDLKNRLEIAQIELEQAMKNLDKYIYSNEKYRLENKNLKTEIGLYKKNSNTNIAFKLSKENSDLRLEVKKLKEKLTSLEQNDEKRFIQLKINYEEKITELEEKIAELTEQLDSVQSDDVLLQKLEYWKDKAKEETQRLENLEKQIISFADKNLLSKIFG; this comes from the coding sequence ATGAGTATAGATAAAAATTTATTAAAAAGATTAACTTTATTATATGTAGAAGATGATGATACTATTAGAGGTGAATTAACTGACTTGTTAGGTAATTTTTTCAAAAAAGTATTTTCATCAAAAGATGGTAAAGAAGGTCTTAGAACTTTTTTAGAGAATGAAGATGAAATTAATATCATATTAACAGATATAAATATGCCTGTTTTAAATGGTATTGAAATGATTAGAAAAATTCGTGGAGTAAATGAAAAAGTTCCAATAATATTTGCAACAGCTTATTCAGATAATGAATTTTTGGCTGAAGCCATAAAATTAAAAGTAAGAGAATATATAGTAAAACCTATTGATATTAGAAATTTACTCTCTTTAATGAATGAAATAGCATCAAAATTGTATCAAGAGTTTTTATTAAAACAACAACAAGATGAACTTTCAAAATATAAAGAGATTCTTGATAGTAATAATATTGTTATAAAAACAGATATTCATCTTAACATTACTTATGTAAATGAACTTTTTTGTCAAATTTCAGGATTTCAAAAAGATGAATTAATTGGTAAAGAGTTTAAATATCTTAAATATCCAGATGTTGCCAATGATATTTATACAAATTTATATGCAAATGTATTAAATAATAAATCTTGGCAAGGTAAATTAAAAAATATTAAAAAAGATGGCACTTTTTATAACACTGATGCTTATGTTATACCTACCTTAGATGATACAGGAGAGATGACAGGTGCTATTTCTATTCAAAAAGATATCACGGAAGAATTAAATAAAAAAAGAGAAATTCAATTAGCTTTAATGAAAGAAAAAAGTGATATTTATATAAGAAGTAAAGAGGGTAGTTTAGAACAAAACTTAATAATAAATGATTTAAAAAATAGGCTTGAGATTGCGCAAATAGAGTTAGAACAAGCTATGAAAAATTTAGATAAATATATTTATAGTAATGAAAAATATAGATTAGAAAATAAGAATTTGAAAACAGAAATTGGTTTATATAAGAAAAATTCTAATACAAATATAGCTTTTAAACTATCAAAAGAGAATAGTGATTTAAGATTAGAAGTTAAGAAATTAAAAGAAAAATTGACATCATTAGAACAAAATGATGAAAAAAGATTTATACAATTAAAAATTAATTATGAAGAAAAAATCACAGAACTTGAAGAAAAAATAGCAGAATTAACAGAACAGTTAGATTCTGTACAATCTGATGATGTTCTTTTACAAAAACTTGAATATTGGAAAGATAAAGCTAAAGAAGAGACACAAAGATTAGAAAATCTTGAGAAACAAATAATTTCTTTTGCTGATAAAAATCTTTTAAGTAAGATTTTTGGTTAA
- a CDS encoding TIGR00282 family metallophosphoesterase — protein sequence MRIGFIGDIVGRPGRKIIKENLIKIKNEYEIDFIIANGENASHGFGLTIEGSKELLKSGIDLITGGNHSFDKKKDMMVLLETSNVLRPDNYPEGLIGSGIKICEIETQNGIEKLAVINLMGIYGMPTVENPFNWAKKLVSNLHEQNIKNIFIDFHAEATSEKRIMLMMFKNQVSAICGTHTHVGTDDLQIFENTAYLTDIGLTGCRDNVIGMDSKVPIQKVTTGLGGHFEVPNSCKSILQMMVVDIDDGKASSAFKIKKYCHNPKIFVTEAFID from the coding sequence ATGAGAATAGGATTTATAGGCGATATTGTAGGACGACCTGGAAGAAAAATAATAAAAGAAAATTTAATAAAAATCAAAAATGAATATGAAATTGATTTTATAATTGCCAATGGTGAAAATGCAAGTCATGGTTTTGGTTTAACAATTGAAGGTTCAAAAGAGCTTTTAAAAAGTGGAATAGATTTAATAACAGGTGGAAATCATAGTTTTGATAAGAAAAAAGATATGATGGTTTTACTTGAAACTTCTAATGTTTTAAGACCTGATAATTATCCTGAAGGTTTGATTGGAAGTGGGATTAAAATCTGTGAGATTGAAACACAAAATGGGATAGAGAAATTAGCAGTTATAAATCTAATGGGAATTTATGGTATGCCAACTGTTGAAAATCCTTTTAATTGGGCTAAAAAATTAGTTTCAAATCTTCATGAACAAAATATAAAAAATATTTTTATAGATTTTCATGCAGAAGCAACAAGTGAAAAAAGAATAATGCTAATGATGTTTAAAAACCAAGTAAGTGCAATTTGTGGAACACATACTCATGTGGGAACAGATGATTTGCAAATTTTTGAAAACACTGCATATTTAACTGATATTGGCTTAACAGGATGTAGAGATAATGTAATAGGAATGGATTCAAAAGTTCCTATTCAAAAAGTTACTACAGGACTTGGAGGACATTTTGAAGTTCCAAATTCCTGCAAATCAATTTTACAAATGATGGTTGTTGATATAGATGATGGTAAAGCTTCAAGTGCTTTTAAAATAAAAAAATATTGTCATAATCCTAAGATTTTTGTAACGGAAGCCTTTATTGATTAA
- a CDS encoding YbaB/EbfC family nucleoid-associated protein, whose amino-acid sequence MFDGIDLKNLNLGDMLNQFQDMAKNAKDENASKIFTSKAGGGMVEISINGNSEVIDLKIDDSLLEDKDSLQILLISCMNDVIKQSDENKKMIAMNLMGGFGSFGQK is encoded by the coding sequence ATGTTTGATGGTATCGATTTAAAAAATTTAAATTTAGGTGATATGTTGAATCAATTTCAAGATATGGCAAAAAATGCTAAAGATGAAAATGCTTCTAAAATATTTACTTCAAAAGCTGGTGGTGGAATGGTTGAAATTTCAATCAATGGAAACTCAGAGGTAATAGATTTAAAAATTGATGATTCATTACTTGAGGATAAGGATTCTTTACAAATTTTGTTAATTTCATGTATGAATGATGTTATAAAACAAAGTGATGAAAATAAAAAAATGATTGCAATGAACTTAATGGGTGGATTTGGCTCTTTTGGTCAAAAATAA
- a CDS encoding peptidylprolyl isomerase — MKKILIILCSFMLLLEASNPTALFETTKGNIQIELRPDLAPKAVENFVTHAKNGYYNGLIFHRVIKNFMIQGGDPTGTGAGGESIWNKSFDDEFAPNAVFDKAGILAMANKGPNTNGSQFFITTVPTYWLNGRHTIFGYVTEGFDIVKKIESVETNGKYRGDKPLEDIKIISISIKE, encoded by the coding sequence ATGAAAAAAATTTTAATTATACTTTGTTCTTTTATGTTACTTTTAGAAGCATCAAATCCTACTGCTTTATTTGAAACAACAAAAGGAAATATACAAATAGAATTAAGACCTGATTTAGCGCCAAAAGCTGTTGAAAACTTTGTTACACATGCAAAAAATGGTTATTATAATGGGTTAATATTTCATAGAGTTATAAAAAACTTTATGATTCAAGGTGGAGATCCAACTGGAACAGGAGCTGGTGGAGAATCTATTTGGAACAAATCTTTTGATGACGAATTTGCTCCGAATGCTGTTTTTGATAAAGCAGGAATTTTAGCAATGGCAAATAAAGGTCCAAACACTAATGGTAGTCAATTTTTCATAACTACTGTTCCTACTTATTGGCTAAATGGTAGACATACCATTTTTGGTTATGTAACTGAAGGATTTGATATTGTAAAAAAAATTGAATCTGTTGAAACAAATGGTAAATATAGAGGTGACAAACCCTTAGAAGATATTAAAATTATCTCTATTTCTATAAAAGAATAA
- a CDS encoding polyprenyl synthetase family protein, translating into MKNLLNSFEDYLLSNLPLSNTFHPNFQNALGDMLKAGGKRFRPMLLLSVVKSNKSLLISNSMPVALGIEFLHTYSLIHDDLPAMDNADLRRGFQTLHKKYDEVTAILVGDALNTEAFNLISNASLSNDIKIDLIKCLASNGGIDGMIIGQAIDCFFENQKLELNQLEFLHIHKTAKLIAASLKMGAIISEYDLETQEKLYSFGIDLGLLFQIQDDIIDETLTSEEAGKTTKNDNLKNSFVNLLGLEGAKKSADKLANKCKESLNSFDYKLKNSLEELLLSYINRHN; encoded by the coding sequence ATGAAAAATTTATTAAACTCTTTTGAAGATTATTTATTGAGTAATCTTCCTTTATCAAATACTTTTCATCCAAACTTCCAAAATGCATTAGGTGATATGTTAAAAGCAGGGGGAAAAAGATTTAGACCTATGCTTTTACTTTCAGTTGTAAAATCAAATAAATCGTTACTTATTTCTAATTCTATGCCAGTAGCTTTAGGAATAGAGTTTTTACATACATACTCTTTGATTCATGATGATTTACCAGCTATGGATAATGCAGATTTAAGAAGAGGTTTTCAAACTTTACATAAAAAATATGATGAAGTTACAGCTATTTTAGTTGGAGATGCTTTAAATACAGAAGCTTTTAATTTAATTTCCAATGCTTCTTTATCTAATGACATAAAAATTGATTTAATTAAATGTTTAGCTTCTAATGGTGGGATTGATGGTATGATAATTGGTCAAGCTATTGATTGTTTCTTTGAAAATCAGAAATTAGAATTAAATCAATTAGAATTTTTACATATTCATAAAACTGCCAAATTAATTGCAGCAAGTTTGAAAATGGGTGCAATAATTAGTGAGTATGATTTAGAAACACAGGAAAAATTATATAGTTTTGGAATTGATTTAGGATTACTTTTTCAAATTCAAGATGATATTATTGATGAAACTTTAACAAGTGAAGAAGCTGGTAAAACAACAAAAAATGATAATTTAAAGAACTCTTTTGTAAATTTGTTAGGACTTGAAGGTGCAAAAAAAAGTGCTGATAAATTAGCAAATAAATGTAAAGAGAGTTTAAACTCTTTTGATTATAAGTTAAAAAACTCTTTAGAAGAGTTACTTTTAAGCTACATAAATAGACATAATTAA
- a CDS encoding (2Fe-2S) ferredoxin domain-containing protein, which produces MEMPTLPQPTFYIFKCEQSSPPGMPKPSCVNENSRDLFNHTLQTLMKSGVMGPVQLVRTSCLGRCQMGPLMLVEPGHYMYAQLSKEKIDKIVEEHILGGKPVEEYLIPSSYWGEPVNLVK; this is translated from the coding sequence ATGGAAATGCCAACTCTACCACAGCCTACATTTTACATATTTAAGTGCGAACAAAGTTCCCCTCCTGGAATGCCAAAACCTTCGTGTGTAAATGAAAATAGTAGAGATTTATTTAATCATACACTTCAAACTTTAATGAAAAGTGGTGTAATGGGACCTGTTCAACTTGTAAGAACTTCATGTCTTGGTAGATGTCAAATGGGTCCATTGATGTTAGTTGAACCTGGACATTATATGTATGCACAGTTATCTAAGGAAAAAATAGATAAAATAGTAGAAGAACATATATTAGGTGGAAAGCCCGTAGAAGAATATTTAATACCATCTTCTTATTGGGGCGAACCTGTAAATTTAGTAAAATAA
- the xseA gene encoding exodeoxyribonuclease VII large subunit, giving the protein MNKPISVSTLNVQIKSLLETTFIQVYVEGEISNITHHSSGHIYFSIKDESSTLSCVMFKGNTKYLKFQLENGLKVVITGNITVYAPRGNYQLLCNKIEPSGQGALAFAFEQLKNKLEAKGYFDGNYKQPLPKYPKKIVLVTSPTGAAIEDMKKVASHRWPLTKFILVPTLVQGEGAAFDIVNSIKYADKLACDIMIVGRGGGSIEDLWAFNEEIVANAIHEAKTPIISAVGHEIDYMISDFVADIRAATPSNAIEIALPDINEHRIYLDSLVNEYSNRMKSILFNKEQELLNMKRLFEQNSIETKFRFIQTEINLLKSSFKTDLSQKILSSQNELILLKNSMKNSFSAFLLKTQNQVDLLKSNFELNHPNKKDKNGFVQISKNNKIISLEELQIGDKIELQTPKYIASCTLNSLEQQ; this is encoded by the coding sequence ATGAATAAACCAATATCTGTATCAACACTTAATGTTCAAATTAAATCTCTTTTAGAAACTACTTTTATTCAAGTTTATGTGGAGGGTGAAATTTCGAATATTACACATCATAGTTCAGGACATATATATTTCTCAATAAAAGATGAGAGTTCAACCCTTTCTTGTGTAATGTTTAAAGGAAATACAAAATATTTGAAATTTCAACTTGAAAATGGTTTGAAAGTTGTAATTACTGGAAATATTACAGTTTATGCACCAAGGGGAAATTATCAACTTTTATGTAATAAAATTGAACCTTCAGGTCAAGGAGCATTAGCATTTGCATTTGAGCAATTAAAAAATAAACTTGAAGCAAAAGGGTATTTTGATGGTAATTATAAACAACCACTTCCTAAATATCCTAAAAAAATTGTTTTAGTTACTTCACCTACTGGTGCTGCTATTGAAGATATGAAAAAAGTTGCAAGTCATAGATGGCCTTTGACTAAATTTATTTTAGTTCCTACTTTAGTTCAAGGGGAAGGAGCTGCTTTTGATATTGTAAATTCTATAAAATATGCAGATAAATTAGCTTGTGATATTATGATTGTTGGACGTGGTGGCGGGAGTATTGAAGATTTATGGGCATTTAATGAAGAAATAGTTGCTAATGCAATACATGAAGCAAAAACGCCAATAATTTCAGCAGTAGGGCACGAAATTGATTATATGATTTCTGATTTTGTGGCTGATATAAGAGCTGCAACTCCATCAAATGCAATTGAAATAGCATTACCTGATATAAATGAACATAGAATTTATTTAGATTCTTTGGTAAATGAGTATAGTAATCGAATGAAAAGTATACTTTTTAATAAAGAACAAGAACTTTTAAATATGAAAAGATTGTTTGAGCAAAATTCAATAGAAACAAAATTTAGATTTATTCAAACAGAGATAAATCTTTTAAAATCATCTTTTAAAACAGATTTATCACAAAAAATTTTAAGTTCTCAAAATGAGTTGATTTTATTAAAAAATAGTATGAAAAATAGTTTTTCAGCATTTTTACTAAAAACACAAAATCAAGTTGATTTATTAAAATCAAATTTTGAATTAAATCATCCAAACAAAAAAGATAAAAATGGCTTTGTACAAATCTCTAAGAATAATAAAATAATTTCTTTAGAAGAGTTACAAATAGGAGATAAAATAGAGTTGCAAACACCAAAATATATTGCTAGCTGTACTTTAAATAGCTTAGAACAACAATAG
- a CDS encoding PAS domain-containing sensor histidine kinase — protein MKVSFYIKLFIAFVIFAILLLGFSSFAFNNFYTFHNEKKHKEQNYNILNHQEDIFKTYLKNYDEKLWLLKNTLSNFKDEEKKIEFLKIFLKEDKNIKLFKIVSLDANEKLKIEKQNDDINIYKPNQLKRIFTSSYYKDIRVLKNREILHYISSSSTIKFILRNEDSFYILKIDLKEIFSKIYNNFSIKTVVFDSSEKLNKDSFYKEIFINEKQYYTFVLQDILTNKDNYIKDYYESVIVIGFCMALVLSLLFSEPIAKLNKKVEEENKKLDLDIKQNFLELNENQRVIDKHIMFVRLDKNYMIIDSSEAFCYFLGFSKGELIGHSYEILIHKDMKIKERIKILKYLKNKKSYIAEIKGNKKDGEVFWINLFIEAIFEKEQIVGYTIICTDITNKKKIEELYIDLNNQVEQDNAIFESVNSGIALINLEGEFIKSNKTFNKFLGYENSELLQMNCIDIINPDSKNLLKKILKEVEDIGNILNLEKIFIRKDGTPIHLELSLSLLSDHKHLVFVVNSLEDKRKLQELNQHLEEKINQEVEKSIQKDKLHQQEQIKNAKLTSIGSLAAGIAHEINTPLTYIKGNLELMSYDIMDLPKSEIQERMKFDSEKMKEGINRIANIVESMREMSQSSKEVKESINIYATLITSLTMAYNRSRQVAKIFLNDKLFDIDSINKNEFVFCSKVQKQRIEQVWIIVINNALDELVKIDDYEKRALNIILFEEENEIVIKFKDSAGGIKQEILEDIFEPFISSKEHSGMGVGLNIAKKIVDEQEGIIKAYNEDLGAVFEIRLKKCEEE, from the coding sequence ATGAAAGTCTCATTTTATATAAAACTTTTTATTGCATTTGTGATATTTGCTATTTTATTACTTGGTTTTTCATCTTTTGCTTTTAACAATTTTTATACTTTTCATAATGAAAAAAAACATAAAGAACAAAACTATAATATTTTAAATCATCAAGAAGATATATTCAAAACTTATTTGAAAAATTATGATGAAAAGCTTTGGTTATTAAAAAATACTCTTTCAAATTTTAAAGATGAAGAAAAAAAGATTGAATTTTTAAAAATCTTTTTAAAAGAAGATAAAAATATTAAACTATTTAAAATAGTATCTTTAGATGCAAATGAAAAGTTAAAAATAGAAAAACAAAATGATGATATAAATATTTATAAACCTAATCAATTGAAGAGAATATTTACATCTTCATATTATAAAGATATTAGAGTTTTAAAAAATAGAGAAATTCTTCATTATATCTCTTCTTCTTCAACAATAAAATTTATTCTAAGAAACGAAGATAGTTTTTATATATTAAAAATAGATTTAAAAGAGATATTTTCAAAAATATATAATAATTTTTCTATAAAAACAGTTGTTTTTGATAGTAGTGAAAAATTAAATAAAGACTCTTTTTATAAAGAGATTTTTATAAATGAAAAACAATATTATACTTTTGTTTTGCAAGATATTTTAACAAATAAAGATAATTATATAAAAGATTATTATGAATCTGTAATAGTTATAGGCTTTTGTATGGCTTTAGTTTTATCTTTATTATTTAGTGAACCAATTGCAAAATTGAATAAAAAAGTTGAAGAAGAGAATAAAAAACTAGATTTAGATATTAAGCAAAATTTTTTAGAACTAAATGAAAATCAACGAGTAATAGATAAACATATAATGTTTGTAAGACTTGATAAAAATTATATGATAATTGATTCAAGTGAAGCTTTTTGTTATTTTTTAGGATTTTCAAAAGGTGAATTAATAGGACATAGCTACGAAATTTTGATTCATAAAGATATGAAAATAAAAGAGAGAATCAAAATTTTAAAATATCTTAAAAATAAAAAATCATATATAGCAGAAATAAAAGGAAATAAAAAAGATGGTGAAGTATTTTGGATTAATCTTTTTATTGAAGCTATTTTTGAAAAAGAGCAAATAGTTGGATATACAATAATTTGTACAGATATTACAAATAAAAAAAAGATTGAAGAATTATACATAGATTTAAATAATCAAGTAGAACAAGATAATGCTATTTTTGAAAGTGTAAATAGTGGAATTGCTTTGATAAATTTAGAAGGTGAGTTTATTAAATCAAATAAGACTTTCAATAAATTTTTAGGTTATGAAAATAGTGAGCTTCTTCAAATGAATTGTATAGATATTATAAATCCCGATTCAAAAAATCTTTTAAAGAAGATTTTAAAAGAGGTAGAAGATATAGGAAATATTTTAAATTTAGAGAAAATATTTATAAGAAAAGATGGAACGCCTATTCATCTTGAATTATCTTTGAGTCTTTTATCAGATCATAAACATCTTGTTTTTGTAGTAAATTCTTTGGAAGATAAAAGAAAATTACAAGAGTTAAATCAACATCTAGAAGAAAAAATAAATCAAGAAGTAGAAAAAAGTATCCAAAAAGATAAACTTCATCAACAAGAACAGATAAAAAATGCAAAATTAACCTCAATCGGTTCTCTTGCTGCTGGAATTGCTCACGAAATTAATACTCCACTTACATATATAAAAGGAAATCTTGAATTAATGTCCTATGATATTATGGATTTACCAAAAAGTGAAATTCAAGAAAGAATGAAATTTGATAGTGAAAAGATGAAAGAGGGAATTAATAGAATTGCAAATATTGTTGAATCAATGAGAGAAATGTCTCAAAGTAGTAAAGAGGTAAAAGAGAGTATAAATATTTATGCGACTTTGATTACTTCATTAACAATGGCATATAATCGTTCAAGACAGGTTGCAAAAATATTTTTAAATGATAAGCTTTTTGATATAGATTCTATAAATAAAAATGAGTTTGTATTTTGTAGTAAAGTTCAAAAACAAAGAATTGAACAGGTTTGGATTATTGTGATAAATAATGCTTTAGATGAATTAGTAAAAATTGATGATTATGAAAAAAGAGCTTTAAATATAATTTTATTTGAAGAAGAAAATGAAATTGTAATAAAATTTAAAGATAGTGCAGGTGGAATAAAACAAGAGATTCTTGAAGATATTTTTGAGCCTTTTATTTCATCAAAAGAGCATAGTGGTATGGGTGTTGGATTAAATATTGCTAAAAAAATAGTTGATGAACAAGAAGGAATAATTAAAGCTTATAATGAAGATTTAGGTGCAGTTTTTGAAATAAGATTAAAAAAATGTGAAGAAGAATAA
- a CDS encoding chemotaxis protein CheW, with product MESSDNKVIDYANTSEFMTFELGAMKYAIELPKIREILTYPDNITPLPNTSKWVKGLINLRGEVVPILDIRIKFNTGPGTYDENTSVIAVITEDKRMIGIIVDLVDDVQRLDTSVLAPVSEMGSAIPAKYLKGYVRLDNNQMLVVMDIERVVAKEELKD from the coding sequence ATGGAAAGCAGTGACAATAAAGTTATAGATTACGCAAATACAAGTGAGTTTATGACATTTGAATTAGGTGCAATGAAATATGCTATAGAATTACCTAAAATAAGAGAAATATTGACATATCCTGATAATATTACTCCTCTTCCTAATACTTCAAAATGGGTTAAAGGACTGATAAATTTAAGAGGAGAAGTTGTTCCAATTTTAGATATTAGAATCAAGTTTAACACAGGTCCAGGAACTTATGATGAGAATACTTCAGTAATTGCAGTAATCACTGAAGATAAAAGAATGATAGGAATAATTGTTGATTTAGTTGATGATGTTCAAAGATTAGATACAAGTGTATTAGCACCTGTTTCTGAAATGGGTTCTGCAATTCCTGCTAAATACTTAAAAGGCTATGTAAGATTAGATAATAATCAAATGCTTGTTGTTATGGATATAGAACGAGTTGTAGCAAAAGAAGAGTTAAAAGATTAA